From a single Agrobacterium tumefaciens genomic region:
- a CDS encoding DUF1003 domain-containing protein, whose amino-acid sequence MSDISDYITSHFKRSSREIGEVERRILELSHQKKLISRDTNAEFSAGASLGDRLADNIAKIGGSWGFILSFCFFLIFWAIINTIILTTRAFDPYPFIFLNLLLSMLAAIQAPIIMMSQNRQAARDRFEAAKDYEVNLKAELEVLSLHEKIDVKVLAELAALRQDLAALHHHVTRKDG is encoded by the coding sequence GTGTCAGATATCTCCGACTACATCACGTCGCATTTCAAGCGTTCCTCCCGCGAAATCGGTGAGGTGGAGCGCCGCATTCTGGAACTGTCGCACCAGAAAAAACTGATCTCGCGCGACACCAATGCCGAATTTTCCGCTGGAGCAAGCCTTGGCGACAGGCTGGCCGACAATATCGCCAAGATCGGCGGCTCCTGGGGTTTCATCCTCTCCTTCTGTTTTTTCCTGATCTTCTGGGCGATCATCAACACCATCATCCTGACCACCCGCGCCTTCGACCCGTACCCGTTCATCTTCCTCAACCTGCTGCTTTCCATGCTGGCCGCCATTCAGGCGCCCATCATCATGATGTCGCAGAACCGCCAGGCCGCCCGCGACCGTTTCGAGGCCGCCAAGGATTATGAGGTGAACCTGAAGGCCGAGCTGGAAGTGCTGTCACTGCATGAAAAGATCGACGTTAAGGTGCTGGCCGAACTGGCGGCGCTGAGACAGGATCTCGCCGCACTCCACCACCACGTCACCCGTAAGGACGGCTGA
- a CDS encoding DUF1127 domain-containing protein, with protein sequence MNIARSLTNWRKYRQTVTELGRMTDRELSDLGIGRQDIRRVAKTAVGF encoded by the coding sequence ATGAACATTGCACGCTCGCTCACCAACTGGCGCAAGTATCGTCAGACCGTAACCGAACTCGGCCGCATGACCGACCGCGAACTGAGTGACCTCGGCATTGGCCGTCAGGACATCCGCCGCGTCGCCAAGACCGCCGTCGGCTTCTAA
- a CDS encoding LTA synthase family protein yields the protein MSLRDSAPKTTASEKAGFVFSPAWTRSLSKLSGAAYTLANLTVASIVLVVALEWIARGSLHDVGAFLTSSARPGMTTIAAVLTLLVALDAILGRRYLSLIAVAPLCALTGLISAQKQTYLSDPLYPSDLLFGRQIFELLPTMLKAQPLTAVLVGLGICAAIAAVVVLWLLARRHSPSLSWRERAAGLALALPLLAGLASLMDYSHYSWVRDRLNIIPMMWDQQENYRHNGFLMAFAFNIPMANVSAPQGYGENSIADLTSEPAAFAANKGDYPDVIMLMSESLWDPTRLENVKLSADPMPTIRAKQSGNVFSPEFGGMTANVEFEALTGFSNAFLPYGSIPYQQYIRRPVPSLASFFRGEGYSAIAMHPFQEWFWNRKQVYTNFGFEEFRSEATLPAMEKRGNFASDDALMDEIMATADKAQNPLFLFAVTLQGHGPYEANRYAENTIGVEGDLSASASQALATYSQGVAEADEALLKMMRWAKKRDRETIIVLFGDHLPPLGQTFVESGYMPGMVASRRAPLEVMKKEHETPLVVWSSKKGVRKNIGSISPALLPYHVLKTAGFSDPFYTGTLGEVQQAFSVIDRHMLVATDGKALPDWSIAPNAVPDVVRDYRLLQFDMMFGAQYGRERFFPGFNWLHEGAPAV from the coding sequence ATGAGTTTGAGAGATTCGGCGCCAAAAACAACGGCTTCCGAAAAGGCTGGTTTCGTCTTTTCGCCTGCATGGACAAGGAGCCTTTCCAAGCTTTCGGGCGCGGCCTATACGCTGGCCAATCTGACGGTCGCATCCATCGTGCTCGTCGTGGCGCTGGAATGGATCGCCCGCGGTTCGCTCCATGATGTCGGTGCTTTCCTCACCTCGTCCGCCCGGCCGGGCATGACCACCATTGCCGCCGTGCTCACCCTTCTCGTCGCGCTGGATGCGATCCTTGGCCGGCGTTATCTGTCCCTCATCGCAGTTGCCCCGCTCTGCGCGCTGACGGGGCTGATTTCCGCGCAGAAACAGACCTATCTCTCCGATCCGCTTTACCCATCCGACCTGCTGTTCGGCCGCCAGATTTTCGAGCTCTTACCCACAATGCTGAAGGCGCAACCGCTGACGGCAGTGCTGGTTGGCCTCGGCATCTGCGCCGCCATTGCGGCTGTCGTGGTGCTCTGGTTGCTGGCGCGCCGCCATTCGCCGTCATTGAGCTGGCGTGAACGCGCCGCGGGGCTCGCACTGGCGTTGCCGCTTCTTGCCGGCCTTGCCTCGCTGATGGACTATTCGCATTATTCCTGGGTCCGCGATCGCCTCAACATCATTCCCATGATGTGGGATCAGCAGGAAAACTACCGTCACAACGGCTTCCTGATGGCCTTCGCCTTCAATATTCCGATGGCCAATGTCTCGGCGCCGCAGGGTTATGGCGAAAACAGCATTGCCGACCTGACCTCGGAGCCCGCCGCCTTCGCCGCCAACAAGGGCGATTATCCTGATGTGATCATGCTGATGAGCGAATCGCTGTGGGATCCGACGCGGCTTGAAAACGTGAAGCTCTCCGCCGATCCGATGCCGACCATCCGCGCCAAACAGTCCGGCAACGTGTTCTCGCCCGAGTTCGGCGGCATGACGGCGAATGTGGAATTCGAGGCGCTGACCGGCTTTTCCAACGCCTTCCTGCCCTATGGCAGCATTCCCTATCAGCAATATATCCGCCGCCCGGTGCCCTCGCTCGCCAGCTTCTTCCGCGGTGAAGGTTATTCCGCCATCGCAATGCACCCCTTCCAGGAATGGTTCTGGAACCGCAAGCAGGTCTATACGAATTTCGGCTTCGAGGAATTCCGCTCCGAAGCGACTTTGCCGGCCATGGAAAAACGCGGCAACTTTGCCTCCGACGATGCGCTGATGGACGAGATCATGGCGACGGCCGACAAGGCGCAGAACCCGCTGTTCCTCTTTGCCGTCACCCTTCAGGGACATGGGCCTTACGAGGCGAACCGTTACGCCGAAAACACCATCGGCGTCGAAGGCGACCTCTCCGCCTCGGCCTCGCAGGCGCTGGCCACCTATTCGCAAGGGGTGGCGGAAGCCGATGAAGCGCTTTTGAAAATGATGCGCTGGGCCAAGAAACGCGACCGCGAAACCATCATCGTCCTCTTTGGCGACCACCTGCCGCCGCTTGGCCAGACCTTCGTGGAAAGCGGTTATATGCCGGGCATGGTGGCCAGCCGCCGCGCGCCGCTGGAGGTAATGAAGAAGGAGCATGAGACACCGCTCGTCGTCTGGTCCTCCAAGAAGGGCGTGCGCAAGAATATCGGCAGCATCAGCCCGGCGCTTTTGCCCTATCACGTGCTGAAGACTGCCGGCTTCTCCGATCCCTTTTATACCGGCACGCTCGGCGAGGTGCAGCAGGCCTTCTCCGTCATCGACCGGCATATGCTGGTGGCGACCGATGGCAAGGCCCTACCCGACTGGTCGATCGCCCCGAACGCCGTTCCCGACGTGGTGCGCGATTACCGCCTGCTGCAGTTCGACATGATGTTCGGCGCCCAATATGGCCGCGAGCGCTTCTTCCCCGGCTTCAACTGGCTGCACGAGGGCGCGCCGGCCGTCTGA
- the tig gene encoding trigger factor, with translation MQVIETLAEGLKRELKVVIPAADMKARLDERLVDAKDKVRINGFRPGKVPMGHLKKMYGKSIMADLVNELVREKPTEILSSRGEKSATQPAISMTEDEQEAEKILSAESDFEFTVAYEIIPAIELKANDGIKVTREVVEVSEDEINEQILKIAESARTFEAKKGKAADGDRVTMNYLGKVDGVAFDGGAAEDAELVLGSGRFIPGFEDQLVGVKAGDEKTITVTFPADYPAANLAGKEANFDITVKEVAAAAAVEINDELAEKLGLESAEKLKEIVKGQIESQYGNITRQKVKRQILDQLDEMYKFDTPAGLVDAEFDNIWRQINTDLAQSGKTFADEDTTEEEAREEYRKLAERRVRLGLVLSEIGEKAGVEVTEEEMQRALFQQLQQFPGQQKEILDFFRNTPGASASLRAPIFEEKVIDKLLSEISVTDKTVSKEELLADDAEEATETKKKAPAKKKAAAKADDAAEGEEAAPKKKAPAKKKAAEGDAE, from the coding sequence ATGCAGGTTATCGAAACGCTCGCTGAAGGGCTGAAGCGCGAACTCAAGGTCGTGATCCCGGCTGCCGACATGAAGGCCCGTCTGGACGAGCGTCTGGTTGACGCCAAGGACAAGGTTCGCATCAACGGCTTCCGTCCCGGCAAAGTGCCGATGGGCCACCTGAAGAAGATGTACGGCAAGTCCATCATGGCCGACCTCGTCAACGAACTGGTTCGTGAAAAGCCCACCGAAATCCTTTCCAGCCGCGGCGAGAAGTCTGCTACCCAGCCGGCCATCTCCATGACCGAAGACGAGCAGGAAGCCGAAAAGATCCTGTCGGCTGAATCCGATTTCGAATTCACCGTTGCTTACGAAATCATCCCGGCCATCGAACTGAAGGCCAATGACGGCATCAAGGTTACCCGCGAAGTTGTTGAAGTCTCTGAAGACGAAATCAACGAGCAGATCCTCAAGATCGCCGAAAGCGCCCGCACCTTCGAGGCCAAGAAGGGCAAGGCCGCCGATGGCGACCGCGTCACCATGAACTACCTTGGCAAGGTTGACGGCGTTGCCTTCGACGGCGGAGCTGCCGAAGATGCTGAACTGGTTCTCGGTTCGGGCCGCTTCATCCCCGGCTTCGAAGACCAGCTGGTCGGCGTCAAGGCTGGCGACGAAAAGACCATCACCGTAACCTTCCCGGCCGACTATCCGGCTGCAAACCTTGCAGGCAAGGAAGCCAACTTCGACATCACCGTCAAGGAAGTTGCCGCTGCTGCCGCCGTTGAAATCAACGACGAACTGGCTGAAAAGCTCGGTCTCGAATCGGCTGAAAAGCTGAAGGAAATCGTCAAGGGCCAGATCGAAAGCCAGTACGGCAACATCACCCGCCAGAAGGTCAAGCGTCAGATCCTCGACCAGCTGGACGAAATGTACAAGTTCGACACCCCGGCTGGCCTCGTTGACGCCGAGTTCGACAACATCTGGCGCCAGATCAACACCGATCTCGCCCAGTCCGGCAAGACCTTCGCTGACGAAGACACGACCGAAGAAGAAGCCCGCGAAGAATATCGCAAGCTGGCTGAACGCCGCGTCCGTCTCGGCCTCGTTCTCTCCGAAATCGGCGAAAAGGCCGGCGTTGAAGTGACCGAAGAAGAAATGCAGCGCGCGCTGTTCCAGCAGCTGCAGCAGTTCCCCGGCCAGCAGAAGGAAATCCTCGATTTCTTCCGCAACACCCCCGGCGCTTCCGCTTCGCTGCGCGCTCCGATCTTCGAAGAAAAGGTCATCGACAAGCTGCTTTCCGAAATCTCGGTAACGGACAAGACCGTTTCCAAGGAAGAGCTGCTGGCTGACGACGCCGAAGAAGCAACGGAAACCAAGAAGAAGGCTCCGGCCAAGAAAAAGGCTGCTGCCAAGGCTGACGACGCCGCTGAAGGCGAAGAAGCCGCTCCGAAGAAGAAGGCTCCGGCCAAGAAGAAGGCCGCTGAAGGCGACGCCGAATAA
- a CDS encoding AAA family ATPase: MGVRNYLIEGVSGVGKTSVATELQRRGYHVIHGDRELAYKGDPETGEPVDLALFQDGGDIAFRHRRHIWDVEKVQELATDRTHAITFFCGGSRNFQHFIDVFDEVFVLDVDGATLQKRLAARPADEFGGNPAEREFVLQLHATKEDLPVHATVVSSSRPLDVVVDDILARCTGPAAKGSMRASSSSF; encoded by the coding sequence ATGGGTGTCAGAAACTATTTGATCGAGGGTGTTTCCGGCGTCGGTAAAACCTCGGTGGCAACGGAACTCCAGCGGCGTGGCTATCATGTCATCCACGGCGATCGTGAGCTTGCCTACAAAGGCGACCCTGAAACCGGCGAACCGGTCGATCTCGCCCTGTTTCAAGACGGTGGAGATATTGCCTTCCGGCACCGACGCCATATTTGGGATGTCGAGAAAGTTCAGGAGCTTGCGACAGATCGAACGCACGCAATCACTTTCTTCTGCGGTGGCTCGAGGAACTTTCAGCATTTTATCGACGTGTTCGATGAGGTCTTTGTTCTCGATGTTGATGGTGCGACCTTGCAAAAGAGGTTGGCAGCCAGGCCCGCGGACGAATTCGGTGGAAACCCGGCTGAACGGGAGTTTGTCTTGCAACTCCATGCCACGAAAGAAGACCTCCCCGTTCATGCAACCGTCGTCAGTTCATCCAGACCTCTAGACGTGGTGGTGGATGATATTCTTGCCCGCTGTACAGGCCCAGCCGCAAAAGGGAGCATGAGAGCTTCCTCATCGTCGTTCTGA
- the sthA gene encoding Si-specific NAD(P)(+) transhydrogenase — MHQFDLIVVGSGPAGRRAAIQAAKLEKKVLVIEKGSRVGGVSVHTGTIPSKTLRETALNLTGWRERGFYGRSYRVKQEIDADDLRRRLLITLDHEVEVLEHQFARNRVQHIRGTASFVDANTMKVVKNDGEIMNVTGTSILLTIGTRPYRPPHIPFDGQAVLDSDEILEIKELPRSMVVVGAGVIGIEYATIFSALDTQVTVVEPRETMLEFIDKEIVEDFTYQLRDRNMKLIFGQKAEKVERDENGKCLVSLGNGRVLKTETVLFAAGRVGATDTLNLSACGLEADSRGRLKVDPETFQTSVPNIYAAGDIIGFPSLASTSMEQGRIAARHAVGAPAGEPPQFFPYGIYAVPEISTCGLTEEEVIERGIPYECGIAHFRETSRGHIMGLDSGLLKMIFSLKTRRLLGVHIVGEGATELVHIGQAVLNLKGTVEYFVENTFNYPTLAEAYKIAGLDAWNRMGEIKKD; from the coding sequence ATGCACCAGTTCGATCTGATTGTTGTCGGCAGCGGTCCGGCGGGAAGACGGGCCGCCATTCAGGCCGCCAAGCTCGAAAAGAAGGTTCTGGTCATCGAGAAGGGCAGCCGCGTCGGCGGCGTTTCGGTGCACACCGGCACCATTCCTTCCAAGACCCTGCGTGAAACCGCGCTCAACCTCACCGGCTGGCGTGAGCGCGGCTTTTACGGTCGCTCCTACCGCGTCAAGCAGGAGATCGACGCCGACGATCTGCGCCGACGCCTGCTCATCACGCTGGATCACGAAGTCGAGGTGCTCGAACACCAGTTTGCCCGCAACCGCGTGCAGCACATTCGCGGCACGGCAAGCTTCGTTGACGCCAACACCATGAAAGTGGTGAAGAACGACGGCGAGATCATGAACGTCACCGGCACCTCCATCCTGCTGACCATCGGCACCCGCCCCTACCGGCCGCCGCACATCCCCTTCGACGGCCAGGCGGTACTCGATTCGGATGAGATTCTCGAAATCAAGGAACTGCCGCGCTCCATGGTGGTCGTCGGCGCGGGCGTCATCGGCATCGAATATGCGACGATCTTCAGCGCGCTCGACACGCAGGTGACGGTGGTGGAACCGCGCGAGACCATGCTGGAATTCATCGACAAGGAAATCGTCGAGGACTTCACCTATCAGCTGCGTGATCGCAATATGAAGTTGATCTTCGGCCAGAAGGCGGAAAAGGTGGAGCGCGACGAGAACGGCAAATGCCTCGTTTCGCTCGGCAATGGCCGCGTGCTCAAAACGGAGACGGTGTTGTTTGCCGCCGGCCGTGTCGGCGCCACCGATACGCTCAATCTTTCGGCCTGCGGGCTGGAAGCCGACAGCCGTGGCCGCCTGAAGGTCGATCCCGAAACCTTCCAGACCTCTGTGCCGAACATCTATGCCGCCGGCGACATCATCGGTTTCCCCAGCCTTGCCTCCACGTCCATGGAACAGGGCCGCATCGCCGCCCGCCATGCGGTCGGTGCACCGGCTGGCGAACCGCCGCAATTCTTCCCCTACGGCATCTATGCCGTGCCGGAGATCTCCACCTGCGGCCTGACGGAAGAAGAAGTCATCGAACGCGGAATTCCCTATGAATGCGGCATCGCCCATTTCCGCGAGACCTCACGCGGCCACATCATGGGTCTCGACAGCGGCCTCTTGAAGATGATCTTCTCGCTAAAGACCCGCCGCCTGCTGGGCGTCCACATCGTCGGCGAAGGCGCAACCGAACTGGTGCATATCGGCCAGGCGGTTCTGAACCTCAAAGGCACGGTGGAATATTTCGTGGAGAATACGTTCAATTACCCCACGCTGGCTGAGGCCTACAAGATTGCGGGGCTCGATGCGTGGAACCGCATGGGTGAGATCAAGAAGGATTGA